One genomic segment of Salinigranum rubrum includes these proteins:
- a CDS encoding ABC transporter ATP-binding protein, translating to MSERDTILRTEELTKTFGALRANDGISLSVPRGEIRGIIGPNGSGKTTFFNTVTGFYQPDGGSVAFDGTDITGWKPHKIARRGLGRTFQIVSPFENMTVRQNMLAVQTTDDFDKQARADEILAFLDIDHIAENQASGMSGGQQKLLELARVLMLDPEVIMLDEPAAGVNPALEERIMDHIRDLNDEGTTFVVVEHDMNVIRSIVDSVSVFDQGALIAEGTFDEVRQDERVREAYLGTAADDEGVPI from the coding sequence ATGAGCGAACGAGACACCATCCTCCGGACGGAGGAGTTGACGAAGACGTTCGGGGCGCTCCGGGCGAACGACGGCATCTCGCTGTCGGTGCCTCGGGGCGAGATCAGAGGCATCATCGGCCCGAACGGGAGCGGGAAGACGACGTTCTTCAACACCGTCACCGGCTTCTACCAGCCCGACGGCGGTTCGGTCGCCTTCGACGGGACCGACATCACGGGCTGGAAGCCCCACAAGATCGCTCGTCGTGGGCTCGGCCGAACGTTTCAGATCGTCTCACCGTTCGAGAACATGACGGTCCGGCAGAACATGCTGGCGGTCCAGACGACCGACGACTTCGACAAGCAGGCCCGGGCCGACGAGATTCTGGCGTTCCTCGACATCGACCACATCGCGGAGAACCAAGCGAGCGGCATGAGCGGCGGGCAGCAGAAACTGCTCGAACTGGCGCGGGTCCTGATGCTGGACCCGGAGGTCATCATGTTGGACGAACCCGCCGCGGGCGTCAACCCGGCGCTGGAAGAGCGCATCATGGACCACATCCGCGACCTCAACGACGAGGGGACCACGTTCGTCGTCGTCGAACACGACATGAACGTCATCCGGTCCATCGTCGACAGCGTCTCCGTGTTCGACCAGGGCGCGCTCATCGCCGAGGGGACGTTCGACGAGGTGCGACAGGACGAGCGGGTCCGCGAGGCGTACCTCGGTACCGCCGCGGACGACGAGGGGGTGCCGATATGA
- a CDS encoding RNA-guided endonuclease InsQ/TnpB family protein, translating into MEVRRTVPVKLNVADSDANLLEETISEFLWAANYVVDHAWKGEYKTTSKAELQRETYDDVRAETRLQANLVQNARNKAADAVQSVVTRWKQGDYAGKPHFTAPTLVYDKRCATFNDDHATLSTVGGRITAEYVLPDEGRETPHSEYLFNDDYEVTGGELHYRDGEFYLHVRTKADVEFETADDGNDEHRTVLGVDLGIENVAVTSTGTFWNGSELNHWHREFEKRRGSLQQRGTRAAHETIQSVGRTETGRYDHFLHTVSKQLVAEAVEYDCDVIAFENLTGIRERMPRAKKFHAWAFRRLFEYVEYKAEVVGISVEQVSPAYTSQRCSKCGFTYEGNRPTSSGQDVFECLKCGYSPHADYNAAKNIGLKHLRSAQTSSGGGAPVNVRLNRGTLNANGDYEPASTGQNGSPRESPTLTEANGEAVSE; encoded by the coding sequence ATGGAGGTACGTCGCACCGTTCCGGTCAAGCTCAACGTGGCCGACAGCGATGCTAACCTCCTCGAAGAAACCATCTCCGAGTTCCTGTGGGCCGCCAACTACGTCGTAGACCACGCGTGGAAAGGCGAGTACAAGACTACGAGCAAAGCCGAACTCCAACGGGAAACCTACGACGACGTGCGGGCCGAGACGCGACTGCAAGCGAACCTCGTCCAGAACGCTCGCAACAAGGCCGCCGACGCCGTCCAGAGCGTCGTCACTCGCTGGAAGCAAGGCGATTACGCGGGGAAACCGCACTTCACAGCCCCGACGCTCGTCTACGACAAGAGGTGTGCAACGTTCAACGACGACCACGCGACACTCTCGACCGTCGGAGGACGCATCACCGCCGAATACGTCCTCCCCGACGAGGGACGCGAGACGCCCCACTCGGAGTACCTGTTCAACGACGACTACGAAGTGACGGGCGGGGAACTTCACTATCGCGACGGTGAGTTCTACCTTCACGTCCGAACAAAGGCGGACGTGGAGTTCGAGACTGCCGACGACGGCAACGACGAGCACAGGACAGTCCTCGGCGTTGACCTCGGCATCGAAAATGTCGCCGTCACATCTACAGGCACCTTCTGGAACGGGTCGGAGTTGAACCACTGGCACCGCGAGTTCGAGAAGCGGCGCGGGTCGCTCCAACAGCGTGGAACGCGGGCCGCTCACGAAACCATCCAGTCGGTCGGACGTACCGAGACGGGCCGCTACGACCACTTCTTACACACCGTCTCGAAACAACTCGTCGCGGAAGCTGTCGAATACGACTGCGACGTGATCGCGTTCGAGAACCTGACAGGGATTCGTGAGCGGATGCCCCGCGCAAAGAAGTTCCACGCGTGGGCGTTCCGACGCCTGTTCGAATATGTCGAGTACAAAGCCGAGGTGGTCGGCATCTCGGTTGAACAGGTGAGTCCCGCCTACACCTCCCAGCGGTGTTCTAAGTGCGGGTTCACCTACGAGGGAAACCGCCCGACCTCGAGTGGACAGGACGTATTCGAGTGCCTGAAGTGCGGGTACTCACCGCACGCGGACTACAACGCGGCGAAGAATATCGGTCTGAAGCATCTCCGCTCGGCGCAAACGTCGTCGGGCGGAGGCGCACCGGTAAACGTGCGCTTGAATCGCGGGACGTTGAACGCGAACGGCGATTACGAGCCTGCCAGCACTGGCCAGAACGGGAGTCCACGCGAAAGCCCCACCCTCACCGAAGCGAACGGCGAAGCCGTGAGCGAGTAG
- a CDS encoding ABC transporter ATP-binding protein: MSTDAGPPTLIAEDVVTGYDDHEVLHGISFENRDGVTSIFGPNGSGKSTFMKAVNGVVPVWSGRVRYGDVDLTGRPPEETVTNGIATLPQGGGVFDSLSVEENLRVGAFTVDDGETVERRIDEVLDAFPALEDKMGDKARNLSGGQQMMVSLGRAMMSGADTYLLDEPSAGLAPQLVDDAFDLVTTLVDRGARVVLIEQNVSAALRITDYVYIFAEGEVQFHGEPTDLADEDELMNLYLGL, encoded by the coding sequence ATGAGCACCGACGCCGGCCCGCCGACGCTGATCGCCGAGGACGTGGTCACCGGCTACGACGACCACGAGGTGCTCCACGGCATCTCCTTCGAGAACCGCGACGGCGTCACCTCCATCTTCGGTCCGAACGGCTCCGGGAAGTCGACGTTCATGAAGGCGGTGAACGGCGTCGTCCCGGTCTGGTCGGGACGCGTCCGGTACGGCGACGTCGACCTGACGGGCCGGCCGCCCGAGGAAACCGTCACCAACGGCATCGCGACGCTCCCGCAGGGCGGTGGCGTCTTCGACAGCCTCTCGGTCGAGGAGAACCTCCGCGTCGGCGCCTTCACCGTCGACGACGGCGAGACGGTCGAACGGCGTATCGACGAGGTCCTCGACGCGTTCCCCGCGCTCGAAGACAAGATGGGGGACAAGGCGCGGAACCTCTCGGGCGGCCAGCAGATGATGGTCAGCCTGGGTCGGGCGATGATGTCCGGCGCGGACACCTACCTGCTCGACGAACCGTCCGCGGGTCTCGCACCACAACTGGTCGACGACGCGTTCGACCTCGTCACGACGCTCGTCGACAGGGGCGCTCGCGTCGTCCTCATCGAGCAGAACGTCTCCGCGGCGCTCCGCATCACCGACTACGTCTACATCTTCGCCGAGGGTGAGGTGCAGTTCCACGGCGAACCGACCGACCTCGCCGACGAGGACGAACTGATGAACCTCTATCTCGGGCTGTAG
- a CDS encoding GlcG/HbpS family heme-binding protein → MTHVTLDAAKTMIDAAEDRAADIDVPMCIAVMDDGANLVAFHRMDGALLASVDIAQNKAYTAVTIELDSATVGDLAQPGEELYGIGGTNDGRIVTFGGGVPLEVDGDVVGAVGVSGGSVEEDVTVVEAAVEAFEP, encoded by the coding sequence ATGACACACGTAACCCTCGACGCCGCGAAGACGATGATCGACGCCGCCGAAGACCGCGCCGCCGACATCGATGTCCCGATGTGTATCGCCGTGATGGACGACGGGGCGAACCTCGTCGCCTTCCACCGGATGGACGGCGCGCTCCTCGCGAGCGTCGACATCGCGCAGAACAAGGCGTACACGGCGGTGACGATCGAACTCGACTCGGCGACCGTCGGCGACCTCGCCCAGCCCGGCGAGGAACTGTACGGCATCGGCGGGACGAACGACGGGCGCATCGTCACGTTCGGCGGCGGGGTTCCCCTCGAAGTCGACGGGGACGTCGTCGGTGCCGTCGGCGTCTCCGGCGGCAGCGTCGAGGAGGACGTCACGGTCGTCGAGGCGGCAGTCGAGGCGTTCGAGCCCTGA
- a CDS encoding alkaline phosphatase PhoX: protein MVDFSRRNLMASSVAAALGASVAGSASASESEIDESDTEGAPSVKGELKRFSNTSFGAEVTGPFVFADGSLLHSLQHPYQGTRDPDLFDDTVPEYSEPEPATKANEPPYDRAGIGYFSGFQFEMGGSNDDFEEVSIPTTVEEQGRVRSAEHTFEILAQARDSINNNEERLGVTQTPDQFDITMDDFEGTQYGAAATNPDCNQFVATNDEGTEGYLFTNWENSPGNVSRIPVAQTDDGEWEADLENAINMANTDALRDLGGTRINCYGDLTPWNTMVSSEENYSHPRVSLTTTVGDWVEAGSGVGIVGAAHFWNRPNPSTIPGDIGQYYGSQGAWYPQGAFALAGVEFLAYYLGADRDDQSADANTTTPIDDVYPNPYRYGYHVDYRDPAGDPPQPIKYYVMGRASWEAPDFQNDLKTVYGCSDGDSKGIYKFVADEEIPSYDDPMDVEGTLYAPKITNTDETTADPPASPADVSLEVEWLPLGHASNVECEEWIAEYDDVTQIDYLETHADTDWEEDVETAIEEADLEVIENGNQNYITNEEIVEWAEQWEAEGHDGVDEELRKVPFLETRAAAKEIGASIEFNKAEGVDSVSDAGPGDYVYFGISEFNDDLSDETGDVQMDRVDGGVVYRGRLDLDYDVSTLEPVIVGPDFTDGPDAANDSLRNVDNVYVMDDGRVLCCEDGFAESGRSYPNDCLYVYQPNPMLTAESVAVDVGGSAESALTLSHPPDVLNELPNVGGQVTVSVADASVATITDASYGDGVTASGSPAVIEDGGAARFPLGPVEEVEMDGVETAIATVTVAGNAAGETSLEVTTPLEERVPEDIEFETKDGTVRVSSDSGSEEENGEDGNGDEDNNGNGGEGGNGGDGDDGNSGNGGEGDNGGDGDDGNSGNGGEGDNGTSGENGNEGNGDGGQ from the coding sequence ATGGTCGACTTCAGTCGACGGAACCTGATGGCGAGTTCGGTAGCAGCAGCGCTCGGAGCGAGCGTCGCGGGGAGCGCGAGCGCGAGCGAGAGCGAGATCGACGAGTCCGATACGGAGGGTGCCCCCAGCGTGAAGGGCGAACTCAAGCGCTTCTCGAACACCTCCTTCGGTGCCGAGGTCACGGGACCGTTCGTCTTCGCGGACGGGTCGCTCCTGCACAGCCTCCAGCACCCCTATCAGGGCACGCGTGACCCCGACCTGTTCGACGACACGGTTCCCGAGTACTCGGAGCCCGAACCGGCGACGAAGGCGAACGAACCGCCGTACGACCGGGCCGGTATCGGCTACTTCAGCGGGTTCCAGTTCGAGATGGGCGGGTCGAACGACGACTTCGAGGAGGTGTCGATTCCGACGACCGTCGAGGAACAGGGCCGCGTTCGGTCGGCCGAGCACACCTTCGAGATCCTCGCACAGGCGCGAGACTCCATCAACAACAACGAGGAGCGCCTCGGCGTGACGCAGACGCCCGATCAGTTCGACATCACGATGGACGACTTCGAGGGGACACAGTACGGGGCGGCCGCGACCAACCCCGACTGCAACCAGTTCGTCGCCACGAACGACGAGGGCACGGAGGGGTACCTCTTCACCAACTGGGAGAACAGCCCCGGCAACGTCTCGCGCATCCCCGTCGCACAGACCGACGACGGCGAGTGGGAAGCCGACCTGGAGAACGCCATCAACATGGCGAACACGGACGCGCTTCGTGACCTGGGAGGGACGCGCATCAACTGCTACGGCGACCTCACCCCGTGGAACACGATGGTCTCCTCCGAGGAGAACTACTCGCATCCGCGTGTCTCGCTGACCACCACCGTCGGCGATTGGGTCGAAGCGGGGAGCGGCGTGGGCATCGTCGGTGCCGCGCACTTCTGGAACCGCCCGAACCCCTCCACCATTCCGGGAGACATCGGCCAGTACTACGGGAGTCAGGGAGCGTGGTACCCGCAGGGCGCGTTCGCGCTGGCCGGCGTCGAGTTCCTCGCGTACTACCTCGGCGCCGACCGGGACGACCAGAGCGCCGACGCGAACACGACGACACCCATCGACGACGTTTACCCCAACCCCTACCGCTACGGCTACCACGTCGACTACCGCGACCCGGCCGGCGACCCGCCACAGCCGATCAAGTACTACGTGATGGGCCGGGCCTCCTGGGAGGCGCCGGACTTCCAGAACGACCTCAAGACGGTGTACGGCTGCTCGGACGGCGATTCGAAGGGCATCTACAAGTTCGTCGCCGACGAGGAGATTCCCAGCTACGACGACCCGATGGACGTCGAGGGCACCCTCTACGCGCCCAAGATCACCAACACGGACGAGACCACCGCGGACCCGCCGGCCTCGCCCGCGGACGTCTCACTCGAGGTCGAGTGGCTGCCGCTCGGTCACGCCTCCAACGTGGAGTGTGAGGAGTGGATCGCCGAGTACGACGACGTCACGCAGATCGACTACCTCGAAACCCACGCCGACACGGACTGGGAAGAGGACGTGGAAACGGCGATCGAAGAGGCCGACCTCGAGGTCATCGAGAACGGCAACCAGAACTACATCACGAACGAGGAGATCGTCGAGTGGGCCGAACAGTGGGAGGCAGAGGGTCACGACGGCGTCGACGAGGAACTCCGCAAGGTGCCGTTCCTCGAAACGCGCGCCGCGGCCAAAGAGATCGGTGCGTCCATCGAGTTCAACAAGGCCGAAGGCGTCGACAGCGTCTCGGACGCCGGTCCCGGCGACTACGTCTACTTCGGCATCTCCGAGTTCAACGACGACCTCTCGGACGAGACGGGCGACGTCCAGATGGACCGCGTCGACGGCGGCGTGGTCTACCGCGGAAGACTCGACCTCGACTACGACGTCTCGACGCTCGAACCCGTCATCGTCGGCCCGGACTTCACCGACGGTCCCGACGCGGCCAACGACTCGCTGCGCAACGTCGACAACGTCTACGTGATGGACGACGGCCGCGTCCTCTGCTGTGAGGACGGTTTCGCCGAGTCGGGGCGGTCGTACCCCAACGACTGTCTGTACGTCTACCAGCCGAACCCCATGCTGACGGCGGAGTCGGTCGCGGTCGACGTCGGCGGGAGCGCCGAGAGCGCCCTCACGCTCTCTCACCCGCCCGACGTGCTGAACGAACTACCGAACGTCGGCGGCCAGGTGACCGTCAGCGTCGCCGACGCGTCCGTCGCGACCATCACGGACGCGAGTTACGGCGACGGCGTGACCGCGTCGGGGAGCCCCGCCGTTATCGAGGACGGAGGGGCGGCGCGGTTCCCGCTCGGCCCGGTCGAGGAGGTCGAGATGGACGGCGTCGAGACGGCGATCGCGACGGTCACGGTCGCCGGGAACGCCGCCGGTGAGACGTCGCTCGAGGTGACGACGCCGCTCGAAGAGAGAGTCCCCGAGGACATCGAATTCGAGACGAAGGACGGGACCGTACGCGTCAGCAGTGACAGCGGCAGCGAGGAAGAAAACGGTGAGGACGGGAACGGCGACGAGGATAACAACGGCAACGGTGGCGAAGGTGGCAACGGCGGTGACGGCGACGACGGTAACAGCGGCAACGGTGGCGAAGGTGACAACGGCGGTGACGGCGACGACGGTAACAGCGGCAACGGTGGCGAAGGTGACAACGGCACCAGCGGCGAGAACGGCAACGAGGGGAACGGCGACGGCGGCCAATAA
- a CDS encoding diacylglycerol/lipid kinase family protein translates to MDSPSPVVVRNPNSGDRTRSRNAKRLAAERGWEVLDSEGGDHAVDLAVEAAARTETVVACGGDGTLNKVVRGVRDADRLDDVTLGVLPAGTGNDFADNVGIRGLDHAFSVVESGERRRLDLGLANDRVFLNSCVGGLTAESSARTSRERKRQLGVLAYVLSTLSTARDFEGLRLHVSAGSDRDPVWVGDALLLLIGNGRRFPGERMRQANMEDGLVNVVIIEEAPVLDYLTMGAADSLLRRRARHLTRVKTSHLHVTHEGGPVRFSLDGEMVDIDDLTVDSLPGAMRFCVGAGYDPTPVEWSTRTPE, encoded by the coding sequence ATGGACAGCCCCTCCCCGGTCGTCGTCAGGAACCCGAACAGCGGTGACCGGACGCGTTCACGAAACGCGAAGCGGCTCGCGGCCGAACGCGGCTGGGAGGTGCTCGATAGCGAGGGCGGCGACCACGCGGTCGACCTGGCGGTCGAGGCGGCCGCGCGTACGGAGACGGTCGTCGCCTGCGGCGGCGACGGGACGCTGAACAAGGTCGTCCGCGGAGTGCGTGACGCGGACCGACTCGACGACGTCACGCTCGGCGTCCTCCCCGCGGGGACGGGCAACGACTTCGCCGACAACGTCGGCATCCGCGGCCTCGACCACGCGTTTTCCGTCGTCGAGTCGGGTGAGCGCCGCAGGCTCGACCTCGGGCTGGCGAACGACCGTGTCTTCTTGAACTCCTGCGTCGGCGGCCTGACCGCGGAGTCGAGCGCGCGGACCTCCCGCGAGCGCAAACGACAGCTCGGCGTGTTGGCGTACGTGTTGTCGACGCTGTCGACGGCCCGTGACTTCGAGGGACTGCGACTGCACGTCTCGGCCGGCTCCGACCGCGACCCCGTCTGGGTCGGCGACGCGCTGCTGCTCCTCATCGGGAACGGCCGCCGGTTCCCCGGTGAGCGGATGCGCCAGGCGAACATGGAGGACGGACTCGTCAACGTCGTCATCATCGAGGAGGCCCCCGTCCTCGACTACCTGACGATGGGTGCGGCGGACAGCCTCCTCCGGCGGCGCGCCCGTCACCTCACCCGCGTGAAGACGTCACACCTCCACGTCACTCACGAGGGGGGCCCGGTCCGGTTCAGCCTCGACGGCGAGATGGTCGACATCGACGACCTCACCGTCGACAGCCTCCCCGGGGCGATGCGCTTCTGCGTCGGCGCGGGGTACGACCCGACCCCCGTCGAATGGAGCACGCGTACCCCCGAGTGA
- a CDS encoding DUF7120 family protein — protein sequence MSKVELSLPDRIDNDIRRLVDQGEFVNRDQAVEELLSMGMSAYNTTSTDDSQGPEENLFSQAVEDQQDPAARSDTGDDYSF from the coding sequence ATGTCGAAAGTCGAACTCTCGCTACCGGACCGCATCGATAACGACATCCGCCGACTCGTCGACCAGGGCGAGTTCGTCAACCGTGACCAGGCCGTCGAGGAACTCCTCTCGATGGGGATGTCCGCGTACAACACCACGTCGACCGACGATAGCCAGGGCCCCGAGGAGAACCTCTTCTCGCAGGCCGTCGAGGACCAGCAGGACCCCGCCGCACGCAGCGACACGGGCGACGACTACTCGTTCTAG
- a CDS encoding alkaline phosphatase PhoX → MVDFSRRNLMASSVAAALGVGVASGAASASETEIDESDTPGAPSVKGELKRFSNTAYGAEVTGPFVFADGGLLYSNQHPAADNIGPFSNPGVGYFSGFHFDLDGDNDDFSELPIPETEEQRRQIRSSEGEYVYLAQAREPIGQSERFGVTQTPDGTDITMDNFAGTQYGAAATNPDCNQFVATNDEGTEGYLYTNWENSPGNVSRIKISQTDDGEWEADPKDAANMANTEALRDLGGTRINCYGDLSPWNTMVSSEENYAHTRVNLTSTVGDIVENGGDGLTGACQFWNRPNPASIPGVVADYADNGDISGSFYPQGAFALSGVEFLAYYLGAEQVDQNGDTNGINPIGDVYPNPYRYGYQLDFRNSDAANAEDVEPIKYYVMGRASWEAPDFQNDLKTVYGCSDGDSKGIYKFVANEEIPGYDDPMDVEGTLYAPKITNDAANVEESGERSSPADVTLEVEWIPLGHASNAECEEWIAEYDDVTQVDYLETHADTDWSEDTEAALKEADLEVIANGNQNYITNEEIIEWATQYEENGWNGVDEELRKVPFLETRAAAKEIGASIEFNKAEGVDSRPGSGPGDYVYFGISEFNDALSDEEGDIRMDRVDGGVVYRGELDANYNVSTLEAVIVGPDFTDAAEVANDALRNIDNVYVMEDGRVLCCEDGFNESRRSYPNDCLYVYQPNTQVYVSSVAVGQGESVQADVMAKHVPDGIAGGEFTVEVADPSVVEITSASYPDAVGLSASPTIEAGATATFKFADTNMAMQPEGTEFKLATVTLSGMGAGSTDIDTSASLDDDNGNAIDVEPRSGVAMTGPASIGAGGAAPQDPDGDGLYEDVNGNGRVDYDDVVTLFNNLENSNVKSNARAFDFNGNEQLDYADLVTLYEEAGVDGDGGSSDDDGDSDDGNGNSGNNGNGNNGNGNDSDSSDN, encoded by the coding sequence ATGGTCGATTTTAGTCGACGGAACCTGATGGCGTCATCGGTGGCTGCCGCGCTCGGCGTGGGTGTGGCCAGCGGTGCCGCGAGCGCGAGCGAGACGGAGATAGACGAATCGGACACACCGGGTGCGCCGAGCGTAAAGGGCGAACTCAAGCGCTTCTCGAACACCGCGTACGGGGCGGAGGTCACGGGACCGTTCGTCTTCGCGGACGGGGGGCTTCTGTACAGCAACCAGCACCCCGCAGCGGACAACATCGGACCGTTCAGCAACCCCGGAGTGGGCTACTTCAGCGGGTTCCACTTCGACCTGGACGGCGACAACGACGACTTCTCGGAGCTACCGATTCCCGAGACCGAAGAACAGCGCCGCCAGATCCGGTCCAGCGAGGGCGAGTACGTCTACCTCGCGCAGGCCCGCGAGCCCATCGGTCAGTCGGAGCGCTTCGGCGTGACGCAGACGCCCGACGGAACCGACATCACGATGGACAACTTCGCCGGCACGCAGTACGGTGCCGCCGCGACCAACCCCGACTGCAACCAGTTCGTCGCCACAAACGACGAGGGGACGGAGGGGTACCTGTACACCAACTGGGAGAACAGCCCCGGCAACGTCAGCCGGATCAAGATCAGCCAGACCGACGACGGCGAGTGGGAGGCAGACCCCAAGGACGCCGCCAACATGGCGAACACGGAAGCCCTGCGCGACCTGGGTGGGACCCGCATCAACTGTTACGGCGACCTCAGCCCGTGGAACACGATGGTCTCCTCCGAGGAGAACTACGCGCACACCCGTGTCAACCTGACGAGCACCGTCGGCGACATCGTCGAGAACGGTGGCGACGGACTCACCGGCGCGTGTCAGTTCTGGAACCGACCGAACCCGGCGTCGATTCCGGGCGTCGTCGCCGACTACGCCGACAACGGCGACATCAGCGGGAGCTTCTACCCCCAGGGCGCGTTCGCCCTGTCGGGCGTCGAGTTCCTCGCGTACTACCTCGGCGCGGAGCAGGTCGACCAGAACGGCGACACCAACGGTATCAACCCCATCGGCGACGTCTACCCCAACCCCTACCGCTACGGCTACCAACTCGACTTCCGCAACTCCGACGCGGCGAACGCCGAAGACGTCGAACCGATCAAGTACTACGTGATGGGCCGGGCCTCCTGGGAGGCGCCGGACTTCCAGAACGACCTCAAGACGGTGTACGGCTGCTCGGACGGCGATTCGAAGGGCATCTACAAGTTCGTCGCCAACGAGGAAATCCCCGGCTACGACGACCCGATGGACGTCGAGGGCACCCTCTACGCGCCCAAGATCACCAACGACGCAGCCAACGTCGAAGAGTCCGGCGAGCGCAGTTCGCCGGCCGACGTCACCCTCGAAGTCGAGTGGATCCCGCTCGGTCACGCCTCCAACGCGGAGTGTGAGGAGTGGATCGCCGAGTACGACGACGTCACGCAGGTCGACTACCTCGAAACCCACGCCGACACGGACTGGAGCGAGGACACGGAAGCAGCGCTGAAGGAGGCCGACCTCGAAGTCATCGCGAACGGCAACCAGAACTACATCACGAACGAGGAGATCATCGAGTGGGCCACCCAGTACGAGGAGAACGGCTGGAACGGCGTCGACGAGGAACTCCGCAAAGTGCCGTTCCTCGAAACGCGCGCCGCGGCCAAAGAGATCGGCGCGTCCATCGAGTTCAACAAGGCCGAGGGCGTCGACAGCCGACCCGGCTCCGGTCCCGGCGACTACGTCTACTTCGGCATCTCCGAGTTCAACGACGCGCTCTCCGACGAGGAGGGCGACATCCGGATGGACCGCGTCGACGGCGGCGTGGTCTATCGCGGCGAACTCGACGCGAACTACAACGTCTCGACGCTCGAAGCGGTCATCGTCGGCCCGGACTTCACGGACGCTGCGGAGGTCGCGAACGACGCGCTGCGCAACATCGACAACGTCTACGTGATGGAAGACGGCCGCGTCCTCTGCTGTGAGGACGGGTTCAACGAGTCCCGGCGCTCGTACCCCAACGACTGCCTGTACGTCTACCAGCCGAACACCCAGGTCTACGTCAGTTCCGTCGCCGTCGGTCAGGGCGAGTCCGTCCAGGCGGACGTCATGGCCAAGCACGTCCCCGACGGAATCGCCGGCGGCGAGTTCACGGTCGAGGTCGCCGACCCCAGCGTCGTCGAGATCACGAGCGCCTCCTACCCCGACGCGGTCGGCCTCTCGGCCTCGCCCACCATCGAAGCGGGGGCGACGGCGACGTTCAAGTTCGCCGACACGAACATGGCGATGCAGCCGGAGGGCACCGAGTTCAAGCTGGCGACCGTCACGCTCAGCGGCATGGGCGCGGGCTCCACGGACATCGACACCAGCGCGTCGCTCGACGACGACAACGGGAACGCCATCGACGTCGAGCCCCGTTCCGGGGTTGCGATGACCGGCCCCGCCAGCATCGGTGCCGGCGGCGCCGCGCCGCAGGACCCCGACGGCGATGGTCTCTACGAGGACGTCAACGGCAACGGCCGCGTCGACTACGACGACGTCGTCACCCTGTTCAACAACCTCGAGAACAGCAACGTGAAGTCCAACGCGCGGGCGTTCGACTTCAACGGCAACGAACAACTCGACTACGCCGACCTCGTCACGCTGTACGAGGAGGCCGGTGTCGACGGCGACGGCGGGAGCAGCGACGACGACGGCGACAGCGACGACGGTAACGGAAATAGCGGTAACAACGGTAACGGTAACAACGGTAACGGCAACGACAGCGACAGCAGCGACAACTGA
- a CDS encoding class I SAM-dependent methyltransferase: protein MGSSPLPSGVQPVLSATERQRFDERSDQTFYDSPRFVTHADSAFLARLTALYANVLAPGDRVLDAMSSWVSHLPDGVEYEVVGHGLNAEELAANDRLDEWFVQDLNTEQTLPFEENEFDAVLCALSVQYLQYPGRVFAEFRRVLGEGGVLVVSFSNRLFPTKAVRAWRGASMEGRVGLLNRALDAAGGFEEHEVIRERPGTDPFYAVVARAT, encoded by the coding sequence ATGGGCTCGTCGCCCCTCCCCTCGGGCGTGCAGCCCGTCCTCTCGGCGACCGAACGACAGCGGTTCGACGAGCGGTCCGACCAGACCTTCTACGACAGTCCGCGGTTCGTCACACACGCCGACAGCGCGTTCCTCGCGCGGTTGACCGCGCTCTACGCCAACGTGCTCGCCCCCGGTGACCGCGTTCTCGACGCGATGAGCAGTTGGGTGTCTCACCTTCCGGACGGGGTCGAGTACGAGGTGGTCGGTCACGGGCTCAACGCGGAGGAACTCGCCGCGAACGACCGCCTCGACGAGTGGTTCGTCCAGGATTTGAACACCGAACAGACCCTCCCGTTCGAGGAGAACGAGTTCGACGCGGTCCTGTGTGCGCTCTCCGTCCAGTACCTGCAGTACCCGGGTCGGGTGTTCGCCGAGTTCCGCCGGGTGCTCGGTGAGGGCGGCGTCCTCGTCGTGAGCTTCTCGAACCGGCTGTTCCCGACGAAGGCCGTCCGGGCGTGGCGCGGGGCGTCGATGGAGGGACGCGTCGGCCTGTTGAACCGGGCACTCGACGCGGCGGGCGGGTTCGAAGAGCACGAGGTGATTCGAGAGCGGCCGGGAACGGACCCGTTCTACGCCGTCGTCGCGCGTGCGACCTGA